Part of the Halalkalibacter krulwichiae genome is shown below.
GTGATTCCAACAATTATTATAGCTCCAGCTAACTTGAGAAGGAGCGGCCACCAATAGTTATTTACGTACACTTCAGTCTTTAATACCCAGCCTAATGGAGATAGCCACGAAAGTGTTTCAACGTTTACATCTCCAATTGCCCTGATTACATACGCTCCACCTAGCACAGCAAATGTATAACCTATTGCTCCTCGAGAATTTTCTGCAAGCTGTGCAAATAAGGCTGCAACAGCGGAGAAAAAAATACCAGTAACCCCTAATGCCGCTCCATATAGAAGAGAATCAAATAGATAGAGCCCTTCAATTTGTAAACTATACAACCCAAATCCAATGATGAGAGATAATAGAATATTTGTAGAAAATAATACGATCATTGCTGCACTTACGTTGGAAAGACGTCCGACAGGCAAAGATCTTATTAATTCGATTCTTCCTTCTTCTTCATCTAAACGTGTATGACGAACAACAAGGAGGATACTCATGATTGCAACGATTATGGCCGTAAATAACAACATTTGATGAGCAAGCATTGGACCAGTTGTATATTCATCTAATCCATATCCAGGTCCAACCATTGCCGTCATCGCTGGGTTCCTCATCGTTTCTGCTATAGCTTGCCTTTCTTGTTCATTTTGGTATAAATCAGTGAAAGAAACAGCTGTTATCATTGTGAGCAACAAAATTAAAAATAACCAAGTTGAAATTCGAATCCAATCACGACGAATCATAAAGCGGACGATTTTTCCTGTTTGGCTGAATAAATGGTTCCACATTACAATTCACCTCCAACTCCTTTATTCTGATCATTCATTTCATAATGGCGCATGAATAAATCCTCTAGTGTAGGGGGTGCACTTTCAAGCTTGACTAATCCAAATTGACTAATATATTTCATGATAGCATCGAGATCATTGGCTTCAACCTGAAAGGATAGAGTCTGACCTGTTTGCTTTAAATCATATATACCATGAATTTGAGTTAAACCAGCAATCGGCTGCTTCGTCTCTACGGTTAAACTAGTTCTCGTTAAATGACGAAGTTCTTTTAATGAGCCAGTCTCAATTATCCTTCCTTCTCTAATGATTCCGACCGTATCACAAAGCCTTTCTACTTCTGATAAAATATGACTTGATAGAAGAACACTTTTCCCAGCACTTTTTGCCTCAAGTACACAATCTTGAAACACTTTCTCCATTAACGGGTCTAGTCCTGATGTAGGCTCATCTAATATATATAAATCTGCATTTGAAGCAAACGCTGAGATTAAGGCTACCTTTTGACGGTTTCCTTTCGAGTAAGTACGACATTTTTTTGTAGGATCTAGATTAAATTTCTCAATCAATTCATCTCGACGTGGACGAGCAGAATCTCCGCGCAAGC
Proteins encoded:
- a CDS encoding ABC transporter ATP-binding protein; the encoded protein is MLMIETNNLTKRFGKLTALSNVDIKVRKGEVFGFIGPNGAGKSTTIRILLGILKATEGEATIFGKDAWLNAVEIHKKLAYVPGDVNLWPNLTGGEVIDLFMGLRGDSARPRRDELIEKFNLDPTKKCRTYSKGNRQKVALISAFASNADLYILDEPTSGLDPLMEKVFQDCVLEAKSAGKSVLLSSHILSEVERLCDTVGIIREGRIIETGSLKELRHLTRTSLTVETKQPIAGLTQIHGIYDLKQTGQTLSFQVEANDLDAIMKYISQFGLVKLESAPPTLEDLFMRHYEMNDQNKGVGGEL